The following nucleotide sequence is from Novipirellula artificiosorum.
CGCTGGACAACGTTTTCGTCGATCAAGCCATCGCGGTTGGGGGCAACATCCAGCTTCGAGGGGTTGAAACTGAGTGGATCTTGACCCGGCTCAACCCATTCTTTTTCGTGAAACGTTCCCATGTTGAAATAGATGAACATCCCGAATTTCAATTCGAGAAACTCTTTGCGGAGCACTTCGAGATCTTGCGCCGTGGTCGAAAAAGGAAATTGCATGCTCAAGATGAAAAGTAAAAAACAGGAAATCGTTTTCATCGTTCTTTTCGGTGGGAAGAAGGGGTGGGACTCATGACGGACCTGATTGTACACCAAGTTGACATTCCACGATTGTTGTCGCTGGCACGGTTGTTCTGCGCGCACTTCCCTGGAGGAACCACGTTTGGTCTTGTGGGGACGCTCGGGGCTGGGAAAACTCGCTGGGTCCAAGCGATTGCCGATGCCAGTGGGATCGATGTGGCGGAAGTGACCAGCCCCACCTTTACCTTGTTGCAAAGTCATGCTGGTAACGACCGCGTGTTGCATCATCTCGATGCCTATCGGGTCGCGGATGAAGACGAGTTTCTCGAGCTTGGGGTCGACGAACTTTTCGACGACGAGCGAGCATGGACGCTCGTCGAATGGGCAAACCTGGTCCGTGATGTGATGCCCAAACAAACGGTCTGGATTTATTTCGATCTGGAGGCGGACGAGGAGTGTCGGACGATCCGGGTGGCCACTCGTGATCCTGCGAACCAAGCGAGGATCGACCAGCTCCGTCAGTCATGCCGTAGCCAGGGGGGGGCCGTTTGACATTTTCAGCGTCGGTCCAGTATGCCAACGAAGTGCTTCAACATGGGTTCGGCGACGGCGCGGGATCCGTTGCCTCGGTCCAGCCTGTTTCGCCAGGGATGAGTGGAGCGCAGGTGTATCGAGTTACCACCCGATCGGGCGAAGCCTTTGCGCTGAAGTGCTACCCCGCGATGGCGACGCTCGATCGCGTTCAGGAGATTCATCGTGTGATGCAAGCCGCTCGCAGCGCCGGTTGTGAACTGGTGCCACGGCTGATTTCCGCGCAGGGTTCGCGAGTGCCAGCGACAGCGATCCGCTATCGAACGGAATGCTGGGAATTGGTGACTTGGATGCCAGGCAACGCGTTGGATCGATCGGTCGATTCAGGGCCCTTGCTCGCTGCTGTCTCGCAGGGTGCTGCGGCGATCGCCCGTTTTCATCAGGCCGCACGTTCGCTGGGTACCCAAGTTCAAGTTCCACTCTGCATCCGATCTCGGCAATCGAGGATCGCCGAGGTCTCCCCTTTGTTGCGATCGCTTCTCACTCGCGATCTCGATTGCGTTGCGAATCCCTTGCTGCGGCAAACGGTCGCTTTGGCGGTCGATCGACTTCGTGACCGCTGGCACGCGGTATCGCGAAATGCGATGACTTCACTCGAGGCGCTCTCGCGAACCAAGGTCCCCTGTTCCTACGTGCTGCGCGACTGCCATCGCGAACACGTTTTCTTTACCGAGTTTCAGAACCATGGGTCCACGACGCGATCCGTGAGCGGAATCATCGACATGGACGCTGTTCGCATGGACGCCGCCGCGGCCGACCTCGCCCGCTGGACCGGTAGTTTTGTGAAAAACGGCATTTCTGTACACCAGTTATGGGATGCTGCTGTGGCGGGTTATCGGTTAGAATCGTCATTGAAGGTGCAGCAGGAAGCGTTAGCTCGTGAACTCGCGCCCATTTCCGCATGGATCAGTTTGGCAAACTGGGCGATTTGGCTGTTGCTTGAGCAGCGACGTTTTCCGGTCGCGGATGAGGCGATTCTCCGCAGGATCGAGCACTTGATCGAGGTGGTTGATCGATTCGAAACGGAATGAGAATTTATAGAGGCAGTTTTTAGAGATGATCAAAACGATATTCAGTTTCCTTGCACCCTTCGCGTTGCTCGCTGCTCTTGTCTCACCACCGCTGGTGGCTCAAGATGGGTTTGATGACAACGCCGGATTGTTCTCGGATTTTTCCCTCGGCGGTTTCGGTCAACCTGCGGACGAGTCAACGGTATGGACGGCGAAGTATTTTGCGACCCAAGACGGTGTCCGCGGGCGGCTTGATGTCGAAGTCAAAATCTCTCGCGGCTGGCACGTCTACTCGGTCACGCAGCCGCCGGGTGGACCGCTGCAAACCAAGCTGACCATCAAGGGCCCCGACGCTGTGAAGTTGGCGGGCGAATTTACCCCTTCGGAACCACCACTCAAGAGCGTTTCGACGATCTTCAAAGGTGTGACGATCGAAGAACATGACGGTTTGATCGTGTGGTCGGTACCGATCTTGATCCCGGATGGATTCCGCGATGCGATCACCGTGGGAGTCGATGCACAGGCATGCAAGACGGACGGGGCGTGTGTCCCGATTGAAGAATCGCTGGTCGCGTTGTTCGCAGGAACCATTGACCAAGTTGCGTCCCATTCTGAGAACAACACGGTGGCTCAAGGCGATGGACCGACGCTGGATGGCAAGATGGCCACCGCCGCTCCGCAGCAAACCTTTCGAGACGAGGATTACCAAGTCGCTTGGACAGCTGGGTTGGTTCCTTCGACGGTCGCGCCGGGGGGACGAGCACTTTTGACGTTCACGGCCAAGCCCGATTCGGGCTTCCACGTGTATCGTGCGGCAGTCGATGATGCCGATAGTTCGACGAACTTTGTGATGACCGAGAAAGCCGGTCTGCGAGTGGGGGCCCCTGCAGCGAGTAGCGAACCCCATGAGAGCAATTTGCTGAAGGGAATCTTCTACCACGATGGCAACGTCAGTTGGACCATGCCCGTCGAGGTTCCGGAAGATGCCAAGCCGGGTGAACACAAAATAAAAGGTGCCATTGGTTACCAGGCCTGTACCGATAGTAGTTGTCAGCAGCCCGTCGCACTCCAATTTTCCACGAACCTTACGGTGGGCCAACCCGATTCGACATCGCCTCGCCTCGCCTCCGTCGTGATGACATCGGCCAAGCGAGCCGACGTGCTTGATGCGGCAGCGATGACGCAGTGGGTCGACAAAGACGTCAAGGCCGATGGCACAAAGCCACAAAGCAATCTTTTGAGTGATGACAGCGACGGTACGGTCCAGCCCATTGTGATTGACGGTGGAGGAGATCGGCCATTTGCGCTGCTAATGATGTTCGCGTTTCTTGGCGGGCTGATTTTGAACGTGATGCCCTGTGTCTTGCCGGTCGTCGGAATCAAGGTCATGGGCTTCATTCAGCAAGCTGGTGCGGACCGAAAACGGGTCTTTTGGCTCAATGCGGTATATGCCGCAGGCATCTTGGTCGTTTTCGCGCTGCTGACAGTGCTGGCCGTCGTGTTTGGTATGGCTTGGGGCGAGCATTTTCAACGGTTCGAATTTCGATTGGGGATGACGGTCTTGGTGTTCGCGCTGGCGCTGAGCTATTTCGGATTCTGGGAAATACCGGTTCCCGGCATGGCGAGCGGGAAGCTTTCACAAGACTTGCAAAAACGCGAAGGGTACCCCGGCGCCTTCTTTAAGGGCGCCTTCGCAACGGTCTTGTCGACCCCCTGCAGCGGACCGGCGCTGGGAGTCGTGTTCCCCGCCGTTGCCTCGCTACCACCCCTTCAAGCGACGGCGCTAATGATGATGGTCGGCGTCGGGATGGCCTTTCCCTATATCTTGATCGGTATTTGGCCATCATTGGTGGCGTGGTTGCCGAAACCAGGCACGTGGATGGAAACCTTTAAGGAATTGATGGCGTTCCTGCTTCTCGGCACGGTCGCCTTTTTCTTCTTCATGTTCAGCGACGAGGTGCGATTGCCCGTCTTTGTGACGCTGATCGGTGTTTGGTTCGGGTGCTGGATCATTGGTAAAGTTCCAAACTGGGCTGATTTGCGAAGCCGAATGATCGCATGGGCCGGTGGCATCGTGTCTGCGACGGTGATCGGTATGATGGCGTTTCACTATTTGGAATCAGAGCCAGCTACCGCCTCCGTCGCGACAGCGAACATGCGGAGTCGTGCGAGTGGAGAGCTCGATTGGGAACCCTACAATGAGGCGAGATTGCAAGAACTGCAACAGCAAGGCCGTACGGTCATGGTGGATTTCACCGCACGTTGGTGTCCCAACTGTATTTTTAATTCCAAAGTTGCGTTGAATACCGAACCCACTCGAAAAATGGTTGAAGAGCTCAATGCAGTTCCGATGCTTGCCGATTGGACGAATCGGAATCTCGAAATCAAATCGAAGCTCGAAGAATTGCAAAGCCGCTCGATTCCGGTGCTGGCAATCTATCCTGGGTCACGCCCCAACCAGCCGATCGTGTTGCGAGATCTTGTCTCTCAATCCGCAGTGCTGAAAGCCCTCGAGCAGGCGGGGCCGAGCGTGCCGGGGTCATCGTCTTCGATCGCAACTCAGTTGAACGTGCCTCAGGTGGTGTCCACCACCGTGCACTAGCCCGGATGATTCGTAACCCAATGCATAAGCTTGTAAGCTAGACACAGGTGGTTCTCTATCCCGGAAGGGATTGCAAGCCATCAGAGCATTTCAAAAATTGACATGGGATGTAGGTCCGGTTCCTACCGGCCGAATCGAGGTAGTCCGGTGGGAACCGGACCTACGTGTTTTATGGAAATGCTCTAGCCGTAGGTCGCGATAGCGCACCTACGGTCAGCTAACAGCAAGAGAACTTTTCGACCCCGCAGGGTGTCGCAGCCCGCCTGGACTGATCTGCGGCCCTCGGCGTCGTTTGACCTGGGTTTCACTCACAGAGCGAGGGCGAGGCGTCGTGCCGTTTCCACGAGTTCTACCAGTTCTCGGCGAAGTCCATCTTCATCGCTGCCGATGGCCGTTTGCGCAATTTGTGCGACATGGTCGTAGGTCCAACTGCCACGAAACTCGCTATCACGGAGCAGCATCCCAAACGCGGCAACCGCGGCTGCAAATTTGAATTCGCGATCCGCCGAGGCAAACGTGCCCCCGTCATCGATAAACACATTGTTCATCAAACGGCTCTCCGTCTCTTCGGGCAACTTGTAACGTACCTTCAAGGTCAGCATTTCACCGCTATCGGCTGCGTGGGACGTATCACGCGGCTGCTGATACTTCAGCGGATCGATCGCAGGAACACCTGGCGATGATGGCAAACCTTCGGGAATGACTTCGTAGATCGCGGTTACCGAGTGCCCGGCGCCAATTTCGCCCGCGTCTTTCTTGTCATCATTAAAGTCTTGGGCCTCGAGCATTCGGTTTTCATAGCCGATCAATCGATAGGCTGAGACTACGTTTGGGTTAAACTCGACCTGGATTTTGACGTCCTTGGCAATCGTCACCAAGGTACCAGCGACCTGATCAACCAAGACCTTTTTCGCCTCGTTATCTGAATCGATAAAGGCATAGTTTCCGTTGCCGTGCCCGCTCACCTGTTCCAGCATCGCATCGTTGAAATTTCCCATCCCGAACCCGAGGACCGTCAAATCAATCCCACCGCGTGAGGCGTCCTTGATCATGCGTACCAACTCGTCGGTGCCGCTTGCACCGACATTAAAATCACCATCGGTACACAACATAACGCGGTTTGTGCCGCCGGCAACAAAATGGTCACGCGCGACCTGATAAGCCAGTTGCAATCCCTGCCCGCCGTTGGTGCTGCCGCCACTTTGTAGCCGGTCGAGTGCCGACATCAATGTGGCCGTTTGATTCGCTGGAGTGCTGTCGAGGACCAATCCTGCCGATCCAGCGTAGGCAACGATTGCGATTCGGTCCTTGCCGCTGAGTTGGGGCACGAGCAGTTGCAGTCCGCGTTTGAGCAGCGGTAACTTGTTCGCGGCCTTCATCGATCCCGACGTGTCGACGAGCAACACCAAATTGCACGCTGGGCGTTCTTGTTGGGGAACTTCCCGTCCTTTCATCGCAACGCGAAGCAGTCGATGTTGGTCGTTCCAAGGACAGTCGGTCGCGGCAAGATGGACCGCAAACGGATCGGATTGATCGTCCGTAGGGGGGGCATAGTCGTAAGGGAAATAGTTCACCAACTCTTCGATGCGAACGGCGTCGGGGCGAGGTAGTTGGTGATATTGAGTCAGAAATTGCCTCACTTTGCTGTAAGAAGCCGTGTCGACGTCGATCGAAAACGTGCTGAGGGGGTGCTCGGTGGCAACCAAGAAAGGATTTTCGACGATCAAATCGTATCGGTCACCGCGAGGATCGCTTTCAATGTCCGGGGGAAGGTCCATCACCTCTTGATCGAGCACTGCGCCGACGGATTCAAGAGGCCGGCCAGCATCCATCGCTAAGGACCTTGCCGACTCGACACTTGTTCGTGCCGCTTCTTGCCCGCAGCCAATAAGCATCAGCATGGCCAGGCTAAAACCGAGTTGCCTGTGTCGTGATTCCATCGCATCATCCTCTGTTTCGTTGAGTGCTATTTTGAACCGATCCGAAAAGGGGGCTGACACTCACTTGGTCTGAGCGTATCGGTCGCGATTCCATTGGAAAACAACGAGTTTTTGAGCAATCGAAACGTCGGTCGACAAAGGGCAGACCCTTTTCGGATAGGTTCTTTACCGCCAGCTATAAGGAAGACGATCGAAACAGGATAATGGATTTAGCTAATTGGATATTTTTTCGAGCGTGACGGCGTAGCCAAGGATATCGTTTTGGTCTCGACAGTAATCGAGCACGATAGCGTACACTTGAGCGTCACCGGTTGATTTCGCCCGATCAGCGATCTTCAACAGCATCGGCACGATCCGCTGCGGAGGCACATCCTCGGGGACCAAATCCACCGCGGCGCGGGCCGCATCGGCGTACCGGCCGCTACGGAAAAGGAGATCCACGTAGGTTTCCATCGCAGCGGTGCCATGCTTTTTCGAATCCACCGACCGAGCTTTCCGCTCGAATTGTTTCAGATTGGCGTCAAGATTTTCTCCGAGCAAGATGTTGTAGAACGCGATGTAGGCCGGATAGAAGTCAACAAACGGTTCGTCGCCCGGGTATTGGAACTGAGCTGCCAAGCGTTGCCCGTATCGACACAATTGCATCGCCTTGTCGTGGTACACCCGATCGTCCAAGATCGATGCGATTCGAACGGTCGATGCCAGGTGTGTGGTGTCGAGGTGATAGGCTCCTTCGTCCATGATCCACGGACGTTTCTCAAGCATTTCGCTCAGTGTTTCGCTGTCGGCTGCGGGTGCTTCCCGCCGTGCAATGTCGCCGCGGACCAACACGACCAATTCGTTGTACAGGTGGTCGAGCAACCGAGACGCCGCTGCTTGACGATCCGATTGACTCCTTCCCGCAATCGCCTGCTCATACAAGGTGATGCTGTTGCAAGTGCCCTGGTGGTCCAGCACCGCTTGGAAGCCGCGTCCCACATCGATTCCCTCGTGCAACAGCACTTGAATCATTGCGTCATAGTTGTCGTCCGTGATCGGGATCTCGGCGGTCAATTGTTTTGCCTTTTCCAAATCTCCGGTGGGACGCAAGTACATCCAACCTTCGGCGACTTTGCCGTCTTGGATTAACATCGTGCCAACTTCGGAACATGCATCCAACAACCCCATCTCAAGTTGTCGTTCGACGTCCTCGGGTTTGGGCTTGTCATCTTCTGATGCCAATAACGGCAACCCAAGCCGACTGCGAATCTGCATCTTCAACGCTTCGAACAACTCCATCGGCTGCCGAGTCTGTCGAAAATGGTTCGCCATTGCGTCAACCATTGCGGGGCCATGGCCACGGTGACGGTCGAGTGCTTGGAAAATGCTTGCGGAGGTCATCGGAGAGTCCATCGCGTTAGAAGGAATGCTTAGCAGAAAGACTATAGCCCGAGGCCTTCGTTGACGCCGAACATGACGTTCATGTTCTGGATCGCCGCACCGCTGGCTCCCTTCGTCAAATTGTCAATTGCACATACGATCACAATCCGATCCGCAGCGTCGCGTGCCGTCATGTGAACATAGTTGGTTCCCGCGACATGCTTGGTCGCGGGTAAGGCGTCGGTTGGGACGAGGAAGGGACAATCGCGATAGCGTTTCTGCCACGTTTCAATCAGCTGTTTCGCATGGACCTTGCCGCCACCCGCGTCCGTTTTCGGTTTGACATAAATCGTCGACAAGATACCTCGGTCCATAGGCGTTAAATGGGGCGTGAACAGGATCGACGGCAGCGTACCCGCAGCGCGGTGCAAGATGTCGACCATTTCCGGTTGGTGTCGATGTGACCCGACGCCATACGCAGCAATCGAATCATTGACTTCACAGTAAAGGGTCCCCAGTTTGGGCGACCGGCCTGCACCGCTCACCCCGCTTTTGCTGTCGACAATGATATCCGTCGCCTCAATCATGTCGGAATGAAGCAACGGTTGCAGCGGTAGAATCACAGACGTTGGGTAACATCCTGGATTTGCGACCAAGTCGCTGCTGCGAATTTCGTCCGCGTAGAACTCCGGCAATCCGTAAGGCGTCTTACCAATCCGCTCGGGCCATGGGTGAGTGACACCATACCATTTCTCATACAGTTCACGATTGGAGAGTCGAAAGTCGGCACTGAAATCGACCACACGCGTGCCTGCCTCGACCAACTGCTTGCAGGTTTCTGCTGAGGCTCCGTGCGGTAAGCAGCACATCACGACGTCACACTTTTTTGCGATCTCATCGGCATCCAGTGTTTCGATAACGACATCACATCGCCCGCTCAGCGAGGGATGAACCGCACTCAACGGCTTTCCGGCGTCAGCGCGACTGGTCGCAGCGACCAAGGTTGCTTCGGGATGTGAAAGGAGTAAGCGAGCGACTTCGAGAGCGGTGTACCCGGTCGCGCCAACGATACCAACTTGGATGGTCATAGGGAGTTCAGATGTCAGATGTCAGATGTCAGATGTCAGATGTCAGCCGCCTACAACATGTAGTGTTCCGCCGCTTCGCGTTCGGTGGCGGATTGCTCGTACATGTCGAGGATCAATTGTTTGTCGCATTCACGCTGCTGGACCTTTCGCCGGGCAAACATTTTCGCTTGTGTGCTAATCATCACGTCGGCAGGCAGGAGTGCCGTTTGGCCGAACAATCGTGCGTAGTTGACAAAACTCGGCACGTTCGAGGTCACAAAACCATACAGCATGCTGCAGACACCGATCACTTTGCCGGTAAAGATACTCGTGTTGATAGCTGATTTGGAATAGTCACCAATGAAACAACCGAGGAACTGCATGCCCGTCGCAATCTTCGTGTTGTCGTACTCCATGTTGATCTTGCCGTACGTGTTCTTCAAGTCGCTATTGCAGGTTCCGGCGCCAAGATTGATCCAGCTGCCCAAGTAGCTATGACCTAAAAAGCCATGATGCTGCTTGTTCGTGTAAGGTTCGATAACGGACGCCTCGACTTCGCCACCGATCTTGACCGTATGTCCAAGCGAAACACCATCCTTCAGTGCCGAATGTTCAATCACCCGCGTCCCTGCTCCTGCGTGTAGCGGACCTTCTAAATAGCAGAAGGGACCGACTTTCACGTTACGTTCGAGCAGGATCGGCCCATTTTCAACATTGATTGACAGGTATTCACCGAGCGAGACGCCTTCGTTGACAAAGACCCCATCCGCATGCTGGCGGTACTCCCCGTGTGCCACTCGCCACTCGATCGATTCCCGCATTTCGTTCATGTGCCAAGACACGATGTCATGAGGCCAATGGAACGCCGCCGCGGTCGTTGGAGATCTCGGCAGCGAATCCGCCAATTGAACGAGCCGATCGGTTAATGACAAAAGAGGTGCCACCACGGATTTGGAACGGGACCTGCTCGATTTCTCGGGTACAGGGTCCGGTGGCGGAGACAATTCGCTCCGACGTGCCGCCAAATCGGCTGCCGTCAAACGGGCGATCAGAATCGATCCATCATGTTCATCGACCATGGAAACCGATCGATCTTCTTGAGCCATCTTGACCAACACCGCGTCCAATGCCACTCGAGGGACGAGTCGTGCGTTGACCAATAAAATCCCGCCATCGTCCGTCGGCCACTTGTCTCCGATCTCCGTCGCCGCTTGCGACAGTTCAAAATCCAGCTGCTGGATTTCGGTCAGATAGGAACGGACGGACCCCAGCAGCGAACTTCCCGCCAACGGACCTCGGATCAACTCCTTCAAGCGGTCGACCAAGCGAAGACTTGCACAGGTGACCGCGTAGGCGGGTCGCGACTGGGTGATCGGGAACAAGTGGCTCGCAAGCTGGTCTTCGAAGCAAATGATTTGCATGGGATGGACTGCGGATCAATGGTGGAAAGCGTCTCACGCAGAATGCGAAAGGTAGCGATTGTGACGATCGTGCAGTTTAACGCAATCCCAATCGAGCTCTCAGCCCCCTTCTGTGTGCTTCAAGGCTGCGTTATTCGAGCAAAACGTATCCCGCGAATTAAGCTCGATGAGCGGTGTGACCGTTTGCGCTGCGAGCAACCGCTCGGGAAATACGCGTCGCGCTTCAGAAAGCCCTTGCCTAACCGAACAACGCCACCTTGTGGACGCTTTACCGTAATTTCCCGAATCAATTTCGGACTGAGCGGCAAGGCGCTAGCCGCCGGTATTTCATCGGCAAAACCGGCGGCAAGCGATCTGCCGCTGATACCGTGACGCTCTCCAGCTATTCCTTGATCGACACCATGCTTGTCCCTTCCCGTTTCTGCTACTGGAGCGTCACGTTCCTGTTCGTTTGCCGATTGATCTCGGCTGGTGAACCGCAAGCCATCGACACCTCCGCCGTCAATCCGCTCGGCGACCACGCCGTGATTGCCATCGATCGCTCCTTGCTCAGGATGCGTATTGAATCGCTCGATTCCCCAAACTACGCAACTCGCCAGGCCGCCTTCCGATGGTTGCTGCAGAACGAGGATGTGACGGGCATCGAAGCAGGGCTCGTAGCGGCACTGCAGCATTCATCGCTGGAGGTTCGCTGCCAATGCAATCGACTATTGGATGAGTTCGCACAGCGACGAATCGACGGCCAAGTCGAGCGTTTGCTTGACCCGCAGCTTCCAGCCACCGAAATCAAGCTGCCGTTATGGGAGAGCTTCGCGAGAAATGTGGGTGACGACACCGAGTGTCGGGTCTTCTATGCCACCCTGTTTCGCCGCTATCGACAGCGGATCTTACAAATCACTGGCCGCAACGACCCGCATTTAAACCTTGACCAGCACTTTTTGACGTCTCAACCGCGCAAGGGTTCTTGGGAAACTACGTTACCCGTGGACGATTCTTGGGAGTGGTCCTTCTATCTATTGGCCGACACCGATTCGAAGACGTTCACCGACCGGCGCCGAACACTTCGCGTGATGATGACGCTTGCACACTCGAGTATCGGCCCCAAAATGGGGACGGCCTCCGATCAAAGAATCTTTGGCCGGTTGGTCGAAGCGTGGCTCAGGAGTCATGCCAGCGTCGGAACGCCAAATGACCGATTAAGGGTGGCGATGCGGTTTGGCTGCAATCTGTTGGCATCAGAATTGGCAAATCGGATACTGAGCGATCCTCGCTTGCCGGCAACGTGGCAAACGACCGCCATGTTGGCTGCCGCCCGTTTGTCCATGGAACCATTGGCCTCGGGCACGCAACCGGCATGGGTCTTGCCAAGTCTTGACGCCACGCTTCGCGCAAGACTCGCAGACCATCGGGTGGCCAATGCTTCGCACTTGATGCCTGGCCAAGAAAACAGCCGACGTACTCAAGTGCGTGACGTCGCCATGGCAGCGCTGTTGCAGCTTCATTCGATCGATCCTCGCAGCGCGGGGTTTAGCGGGTTACGGGCTCATCCAACGATGCTATTCCTTGACCACAGCCTTGGATTTCATGACGACGAGTCGAGAAAACTCGCTCACCATGAATCGATGCGATTGCTCGCCCAGCGCGGTGTCGCCCGGCTGTCCACTCCGCGACTACCTCTTAGGGCGGAACTCCAACGTCTATCGCTGAAACCGCAATTGTTCAATGCGGCTGCGACAGATCGTACCCTTCTCGGTCAACTCGCCTTCGATTCGCCTTAACGGCTCAGCAAATCGCTCGATCACGCGGGGCCGTTCCCATCTGGGACGCCGAGTCAAAGTTTCCACCGCGGTGTTGCACAGATGTTCCCAAGTCGTTCCCGCGAGGTCGGTCTCAACCCAAAGCTGTAACTGACCTTCACCATACCGCAGCATCGAATGGCGAACACCGCCTAACGAGTCAACGATCCGCTCAATCGTTGCGGGAAACACCTTATGTCCGTTGGGTAAGACGATCACGTCATCCTGCCGGCCGAGGATTCGATACTGACCCGTTGCAGAATCTAACTCAACCAAGTCACCCGTGTCGAACCATCCATCCGCATCGATCCGCTCGCGGGTCGCGATGGGATTCTGCCAATAGCCGAGCATCAAGTGCGGCCCCCGAACAAACAGCCGACCATCACGGATTTCGGTTTCCCAGCCTTCAACGGGCATTCCCACACAACCGGGAACGGCATTTTCGGGAGTTGCACTACAGATCACCGGAGCGGTTTCGGTACACCCATAGCCCTGGGTAACGACGATGCCGCGCGTCTTCCATTGCTGAAAGGATGACGCGGAGAGGCCTGCACCCCCAACACCAAGCACTCGTAAACGTTGCATGCCGAGTTCGTCAGCATCACCGGCTAGCAGACGCTCTGCGACGCTGGGAACGACGTTGGCCAGCGTCGGCTGGACAAAGGCAGCAAGCCGCGTCCAGCCCTCAAAGCCTCGCGTTAGTGCCAAAGTACAGCCGCTCAACAACCATGTCCCCAAGTCACAAGTGCGGGCGTAGGCATGAGAAACGGGCAAGCACGTTAAACGCACGTCCTGACTCGTTTGTGGCACGGTGGACAATTTTGCCTGCGCGTTGCTGGCGAGCGAGCGGTGTGACAAAACAACGCCTTTAGGCGAACCACTTGTTCCACTGGTCCACAGGATCAGCCCAGCAGAGTTTGGGTCGACTCGGTCAAATTCCATCTGACCCAATCGTGTCGAGCTGGCCAGCAACGCTTCAACATCGTCGATCCAATAACCGCCGACCTGTTGCCAGCAGTCTTGCAGATGGTTTTCGCCACCGAGCTCATTCAATGGAACATTGATCACGCCAATTCGAGCGGCCGCAAGCGTCAAAACGACGTCGGCGAGCGAATTGCGACTTCCGTAGCCAAGATGGCGGGGCATCGCAGGCGCTGCTGCGAACTTCGCGTGAAGAGACTCCGCCGTCGCTTGGACTTGCCGAGCCAGTTGCAACCACGTGTAGGTGGTTGCCACGTCTCCAATCAACGCAACCGAGGACGGTTGCGTTCGAACTTGGTGGTCAAAGGCATCGAGTAGATTGGAGACCATCAAAGATGCCGACCCATCGCCCATTCTTTCTTGAGCTTACGCTCCAAGCGACTTGCGAAGCTTTTCACCGTTGCCTGCTTGGCCAAAGGACGTCATGCGAGCGACGCAAACGGCCTTCATCGCTTCGCGAGCGGGCTTCAAGTAAGCGCGTGGGTCGAAGGCGGATGGGTCATCTGCGAACACTTTGCGAATGGCGCCGGTGATCGCCATTCGGCAATCGGTATCGACGTT
It contains:
- the tsaE gene encoding tRNA (adenosine(37)-N6)-threonylcarbamoyltransferase complex ATPase subunit type 1 TsaE, which produces MTDLIVHQVDIPRLLSLARLFCAHFPGGTTFGLVGTLGAGKTRWVQAIADASGIDVAEVTSPTFTLLQSHAGNDRVLHHLDAYRVADEDEFLELGVDELFDDERAWTLVEWANLVRDVMPKQTVWIYFDLEADEECRTIRVATRDPANQARIDQLRQSCRSQGGAV
- a CDS encoding phosphotransferase enzyme family protein; amino-acid sequence: MTFSASVQYANEVLQHGFGDGAGSVASVQPVSPGMSGAQVYRVTTRSGEAFALKCYPAMATLDRVQEIHRVMQAARSAGCELVPRLISAQGSRVPATAIRYRTECWELVTWMPGNALDRSVDSGPLLAAVSQGAAAIARFHQAARSLGTQVQVPLCIRSRQSRIAEVSPLLRSLLTRDLDCVANPLLRQTVALAVDRLRDRWHAVSRNAMTSLEALSRTKVPCSYVLRDCHREHVFFTEFQNHGSTTRSVSGIIDMDAVRMDAAAADLARWTGSFVKNGISVHQLWDAAVAGYRLESSLKVQQEALARELAPISAWISLANWAIWLLLEQRRFPVADEAILRRIEHLIEVVDRFETE
- a CDS encoding protein-disulfide reductase DsbD family protein, giving the protein MIKTIFSFLAPFALLAALVSPPLVAQDGFDDNAGLFSDFSLGGFGQPADESTVWTAKYFATQDGVRGRLDVEVKISRGWHVYSVTQPPGGPLQTKLTIKGPDAVKLAGEFTPSEPPLKSVSTIFKGVTIEEHDGLIVWSVPILIPDGFRDAITVGVDAQACKTDGACVPIEESLVALFAGTIDQVASHSENNTVAQGDGPTLDGKMATAAPQQTFRDEDYQVAWTAGLVPSTVAPGGRALLTFTAKPDSGFHVYRAAVDDADSSTNFVMTEKAGLRVGAPAASSEPHESNLLKGIFYHDGNVSWTMPVEVPEDAKPGEHKIKGAIGYQACTDSSCQQPVALQFSTNLTVGQPDSTSPRLASVVMTSAKRADVLDAAAMTQWVDKDVKADGTKPQSNLLSDDSDGTVQPIVIDGGGDRPFALLMMFAFLGGLILNVMPCVLPVVGIKVMGFIQQAGADRKRVFWLNAVYAAGILVVFALLTVLAVVFGMAWGEHFQRFEFRLGMTVLVFALALSYFGFWEIPVPGMASGKLSQDLQKREGYPGAFFKGAFATVLSTPCSGPALGVVFPAVASLPPLQATALMMMVGVGMAFPYILIGIWPSLVAWLPKPGTWMETFKELMAFLLLGTVAFFFFMFSDEVRLPVFVTLIGVWFGCWIIGKVPNWADLRSRMIAWAGGIVSATVIGMMAFHYLESEPATASVATANMRSRASGELDWEPYNEARLQELQQQGRTVMVDFTARWCPNCIFNSKVALNTEPTRKMVEELNAVPMLADWTNRNLEIKSKLEELQSRSIPVLAIYPGSRPNQPIVLRDLVSQSAVLKALEQAGPSVPGSSSSIATQLNVPQVVSTTVH
- a CDS encoding vWA domain-containing protein: MESRHRQLGFSLAMLMLIGCGQEAARTSVESARSLAMDAGRPLESVGAVLDQEVMDLPPDIESDPRGDRYDLIVENPFLVATEHPLSTFSIDVDTASYSKVRQFLTQYHQLPRPDAVRIEELVNYFPYDYAPPTDDQSDPFAVHLAATDCPWNDQHRLLRVAMKGREVPQQERPACNLVLLVDTSGSMKAANKLPLLKRGLQLLVPQLSGKDRIAIVAYAGSAGLVLDSTPANQTATLMSALDRLQSGGSTNGGQGLQLAYQVARDHFVAGGTNRVMLCTDGDFNVGASGTDELVRMIKDASRGGIDLTVLGFGMGNFNDAMLEQVSGHGNGNYAFIDSDNEAKKVLVDQVAGTLVTIAKDVKIQVEFNPNVVSAYRLIGYENRMLEAQDFNDDKKDAGEIGAGHSVTAIYEVIPEGLPSSPGVPAIDPLKYQQPRDTSHAADSGEMLTLKVRYKLPEETESRLMNNVFIDDGGTFASADREFKFAAAVAAFGMLLRDSEFRGSWTYDHVAQIAQTAIGSDEDGLRRELVELVETARRLALAL